Below is a genomic region from Dama dama isolate Ldn47 chromosome 17, ASM3311817v1, whole genome shotgun sequence.
GAAAATAGGCTGTATATTAAGTATATTGGGATCAACTGTGATGGTTATCCATGCCCCACAAGAAGAGAAAGTTGCTACTCTGCatgaaatggaaatgaaattGAGAGACCCAGGTCTGTAATTCAACCAAAAGAGACACTCAAATTCTGCTCCACTTTCTCTCCTCATCACATGAGTTTGTATTAATATGGTAATATGCTTCCTGCAAGCCCATCTGTGGGTTGAGATATAGTAGGGTTTGACTGAGTAGTACAAGCCTTCTGAAAAGGTGCCACAACTTATTTTTGTGTCCGTGCTTCGCTTCCACAGAATGAAGGGAAGAGATGGGAattggagaggggaaaggcttaTATTCCAACCCAAACTTTGACATCTTCCTCATTCTGAAAATAAAGTCAATCAGGCAATACCTGCTTTACCTTATAGTGTTATCTGTGAGGTTCAAATATGTCTGTGAAAGTCCATTGTGAGATATCAAAAGCCATGCAGTaacatgttgctgttgttcctgtttttaatttaatcatgGTTCTCTTTCTAAAACACTTATGCTCCTAAACTCATGACTAACAAGATTTCACAAAGACCTGACCCTATTGGCATTTTCTGAAGCCtaattcttttctccttctaaCAGGATTTATCTGCTTTGCTGTGATCATAACTGTGATCTCCTTGGTACTAATTTTGATTGTGGCACCCAAGAAAGGACAGACCAATATATTGGTCTACATATCAATCTGTTCATTGATTGGAGCATTTTCAGTTTCCTCCGTCAAGGGCCTGGGCATTGCCATTAAGGAACTACTGGAATGGAAGCCCGTTTATAAGCATCCTCTGGTCTTCGTTTTGTTGGCTGTACTTGTGCTTTCGGTGACGACACAGATCAACTATCTTAATAAGGCACTGGACACCTTTAATACATCTCTTGTGACTCCCATTTATTACGTGTTGTTCACATCCATGGTAGTGACTTGCTCTGCCATCTTATTTCAAGAATGGTATGGCATGAATGCTGGAGATGTCATCGGGACTTTGAGTGGGTTCTTCACCATCATCAATGGCATCTTCCTTCtacatgcttttaaaaacattgaCATTACCTGGAGTGACCTGACATCCACTACTCGGAAAGAAGTCCTCTCTGCGAATAGCAGTGAAGACAAATATGTCTTACTAGAGAACACAGACTATTCAGTCCCAGGATTCGATGATGACATTACCTTGTATAGCAGGACTAGTCAAAATCCCTAGAAACCTGGACTTTAACCACCAGAAGACACTTGGAGAGGAGAAGGAATACCTGATTCTTGAAAGAAATATTAGGAAAGCTGGCATTTTTAAAGTTCTAACTAATAATGTAGACATGAGGCCAAATAAAAATGCCTGCACTTTTGGCCATCACATTTGAAAAATCAAAGTTTTGGTCCTTCTCCAGAAGACTTCTGCTGTTTTTCATTTATGCAAACTTGAAATACTGCCTAAgcatgaaagaagtcaaagaattAGATAACTCTCAGAACAATCTCTTTCTTCTGGTCACAGTGTGTTTGACTCTGCCAGGTGGCTCTTGATTTCTTTGGCTGCTATTCTTAGTCTCTCAGTAATTCATAGGTACACTCAACTGTATACTGATAGCAAAATATCAGTCATCACTCTCTAATGAGTCATAATTTCAAATTATTAAGACTGAGAAGCGAGATCACTGATGCTTCCCCTCACTCTACAGCTTCCTTCTTTCTAAGTAGCTGAAGGGAAGGTGTTAAAGGACATGCACATGCTGGAGGTCTGCTCGGCGGTATGCTACATGTGCAAGACACATGTGCCCATGAAGGGCTTATAAGCTGTGATTTATTGATACATCATAGAGGTTTATTAACAATTAAAATGGGAGAATGGAAGAGAGAAATACTTAATTACCTTaggtaaatgaaactatttttccttttcacaaaAACAAATGCACATGATTATGTTCATGGGTTCTTTTAATTCAGACCTGAACAACATAGGACACAATTGAGTTTCTGAAGAAGTACAAGTGATTTCGGCTTTGGAGTTCTTTATATTCATTTTGTTctctacttttattattattatccgaaatgtcatttttctttttgatgtagaGACTTTCAAAGAGTAAGTACATTGTTTTAGCATTATATTGTACACTTAAATTTTTCTCAAAGGTTTAATCCCCAGAGGGTGGGTTTTCCACAAACTAGAAACAAGTAGAAAAATCTTTATGAAAGACCTGAATGAGTTATCATAATTGTCCTCTTGAAATCTGGCATTTTCACCTTTATTAAGGAAATTATAATTGGttactaacatttttaaaaatatgcatatccTACCACAATAAGTGGTAGATTGTCTTTTTCTGTTGAATTTCATCCTGGCCATGCTTTCCATACATTTTATTGTAATTATCTGGGGAGAATAGGAAGGTGGGTTAACttcttagaaaacaaaatactaaGACCTCAGGGACTAGtacagggaaatatattttcatgttaaaGCCTGCATAAAATTTTCTTATCTCACTCCAAGTGCATGGGAGAAGTAACAATTTTGGTGGTCTTTACTGTTTATGGGTAGATTACTCATCACTCATTgatttaatggaaaagaaattagCTATATTATTTCTAGACCAAAGGTATTTCTCTCAAAAAAAATCCTAACCCCAAAATTatgacattaaaaacaaacaaacaaaaaaaccttcagTTTGACTGGATGTTTCTCCTCTAATGTCAAATGTTattagttttatttgtttgtaatCTAGCTGAAGTCTATCCTGGGTAATAGTAGTAGACTCTTTTCTTCAGAATTCCATTAAAGTGACTTGAGCATTTCCACAGTTTTGTTGAACTATGACTGACGTCCACAGTGATGACCTGAGATGATTGCAAAGTTCTAAAGTGCTTGTATAGTCTCTTTggcacagggcttcccagatggcgctagtggtaaaaaaccagcctgctaatgcaggagacaggagaaacacaggttcagtccctgggttgggaagatcccctggagaagggcatgacaacccactctagtattcttgcctggagaatcctatggacagaagggcctggcagtctgcagtccatggggttgcagaattggacacaactgaagtgacttagcacacaggcagtgTTGAGTGCAATTGAGTGCCTTCCacatttttgaaaattgataATCCATGGAAGATGCATGGGTTGATACCTCAGGTCAAATATATGTTTACTCTGTTGATTGCTGTCTCATCTAAATTGTATATCAGATACATAAGTTATGAACACAAGCTTGTAGTTTCTAAAAAGGTAGTGGTTTCTAAAAAGGTAGTGGTTGAAAGTTGTAGAAAttcatttaaagtttttctttttttctgttgaaaaCTGTTGCTTTCTCCAGGACACCTTCTTAGTGAGCAGATTCATAGCATCCAACCTGAGGCCAAGGTAGTCCTCCACTTAACTGAAACTTGGTCTCAGGTATTTCCTCAGTGTCACCTGTTACAAAGCTTTGCCCTTGGCATATTGTGCCCAGCTTGAAGGTCCCTGGAATACAAGAAACCATGTGTACCCTGGGATGGATAATGAACTGGTGTTGACACATATGCCCAGGAGAAAGTCTCAGAAAGATCTAATGAGTTGAAACATATTGAGAAAcaataaaacatttgaaaaactctAAAAATCTCTGGTGGGCATATGCATTGAAAAACCAAAATGCTGCAAATCCAAAACCCAGAATACTTTTTCCCAAACAGGAAGATGTTGTCCAAGGAGGAACAAAATGCTGGATCCCTATATTCAGACTAACTGTGTTAGTCTTAACTGGTACtttcaaatgtatatatttttaatatatatacactttatCTCAGATACCTTAAGATTTATTATGTGAAAATCTGTACATGTATCATCAAGGATCACAAAACTGTCTTCACATAGCCAAAAGGAAAGCCTTTCCTAATTCTGTAAacataatagttttattttattttctaacttacTATTTTATTCTTAGATCAGtggttaattatttaatttttagttcaGATTTCCAAATGTTCATAATGcaattaacatttttgttttaagagTATGAagtcaaatatatgtatatggaaaGCACTCACGTTTATCCCTGAAAGTGAGGCATTGATACAATTCCGTTCTCTCTGAAACGTTCTAATTCTCACAGTCTTAATATGAGACTGATAAGGACCGTTCGTCATCAGTTTTtgtaaattcttttttgttttcagtttgtcACTTTAgctcatttttaataatttaagtgAAAATGAATTCTATTAGTGTATTATCAATACAAAATGttagacaaaaatatttttcttaataaaaccaAACTATATACAGTTTTCACATCCCAATAAAGCTTTGTAGAAAATAACTTTCatcaatataaatgaaatattttcaaatatttaaaaaattatgatcatgaaactttctatttttctaatgTTTATAAATACTGTGCATTTTAGAAAGTTTACAACTTTTAATGTTTCTCTATATCTTTCATTTGTAATAAAATAATGTGGCTTACTTATCCTTGTTGGagttccattttgagtttcttgaAGTTAAGTTTATGTCAtggcaaaattaaaaagaaaagtttgagGTTTAAAATGCTTTCTGCTTAATGCTTTGTCATTTTCCTTGAAATTAAAGTCTATGTTTTAGAAAAAGGCTCTGCACAAAACCATCTCCTGTATAACTAACTGGTCTGGCACCTGAACAAAAAGTAGGAGAAACCGTCTTATCTTTTGATAATTTTGTTGAACATCAGTGTAATGGTATCTCCTCTCAgttcagaaatttaaaagaaaaacgagaaagagaaaaaaaaataacaatatttgGTAGCACTGcattacattaaaatttatattcGCAAACCCTCTTTCTAGTCCCAGGGGAACTTGACCACATGCCTTTATCAACTTTATCAGTATTGACCATATCACCATAACTTTATCAACTTTccttattttaatttgaattcaTGTTTAAGAACAACTCTCTCAGTTGTTTCtatggaaatgaattgtctaGGGTACAAAAGCCTCTTTCTTAcctgtgtctgttttttaaatgaacagaaaTAATTTGCAGTTCCCTAAATCACATTGCTACTTAGGGCTAGTATGAAGACCAAAACCTAAGCTCACCAAACTACCCACTCCACCGTATGTAGGCATGTCTAAGGAGGCCTTGGTGGAACACATCTCCCCAGAGTTAGAACGAACTACAACTGCCCCCAGCAAGCCATGTTAGCATAGACCAAACATTACAGTACCCTGGCCGCAGTGTACAGGAAGCCTCTAAGAGGTAAGCTTAGGTTACAAAGAGTCTTAAATTTTATCTACAACAATGAACAATGTATGTTTCCCAACTGAGAGTTTGTTTGccaaaaaacaagcagaaaaagCTTTTTGAGAGAGCTGACCACCTGAGACACCTTTTCCACTTCAGTTACAAATCATGAAAAATCTTTCTTCTGGAAGGAAAACTGAGTCTCCATTAACACCTTTAATATGGGAGAAAACCTCTGAGTTCTAAAGCACTTCTGTGTTTTATATGTAGAACTCCCCCTGTGGCTGGGAATGGAGGTGGCAGGAATCTCTGTATGCCAAGCTTCACTAACCTCAAGCTTGTCAAGTCATCAGGAGATAAGGCCTCACACCAGTTTTCTGCACTGGGGTGCTCTTAAGACCATGTGGCCCTCCCTCACACAGCCACAAGTAGGCCCTAGCAACTACTtgactggggtggggggtagggggtggaGGGGATGCCAGATGGAGGTAAAAGCCATGAGTACCATTTTCCCAGAATTCCCTCCCACACCCTGCTCTCTGTGATGCAGCCAGAAATTCCTGACTGCCAGCATGAAACTCAATCTGTTCCCACAGCTTGTGgcactatttataacagccaagacatggaagcaacctaagtatccatcaacagatgaacagataaagaagactgtacatatacacaatggaatagtactcagccataaaaaacagtgaaataatgtcatttgcagcaatatggatggatctacttccctgatagctcaaagatcccctggggaagggatagactacccactccagtattcttgggcttcccttgtgtggctcagctggtaaagaatccacctgcaatgtgggagacctgggttccatccctggtattgggaagatcctctggagaagggaaaggctacccactccagtattctgacctggagaattccacagactacagtccgtggggtcataaagagttggatacaactgagcaactttcactttcacactttcagagATTATGATATTAAATAGGTCAGAGAAAGATAGACATCATATGATATATCTTACTTGTggcatcttaaaaaaatgatacaaatgaacttatctacaaaacagaaacagactcacagacttagataacaaatttatggttaccaaaagcaaagttggggaaggtgggggagggatacattaggagtttgggattaaaacatacacaaaatactgtatataaaataaataataaccaacaaggacctactgtatagtgcatgaaactctgctcaatgttatgtggcagtctggatgggaggggagttggggggagtgtgaat
It encodes:
- the NIPAL1 gene encoding magnesium transporter NIPA3, with amino-acid sequence MGGQVRLPPGEPCREGYVLSLSCPNASQAWCEITHVSQLLASPVLYRDLNSSITNLSVSTENKYSLYIGLVLAISSSIFIGSSFILKKKGLLQLAKKGVTRAGQGGHSYLKEWLWWAGLLSMGAGEVVNFAAYAFAPATLVTSLGALSVLVSAILSSYFLNEQLNIHGKIGCILSILGSTVMVIHAPQEEKVATLHEMEMKLRDPGFICFAVIITVISLVLILIVAPKKGQTNILVYISICSLIGAFSVSSVKGLGIAIKELLEWKPVYKHPLVFVLLAVLVLSVTTQINYLNKALDTFNTSLVTPIYYVLFTSMVVTCSAILFQEWYGMNAGDVIGTLSGFFTIINGIFLLHAFKNIDITWSDLTSTTRKEVLSANSSEDKYVLLENTDYSVPGFDDDITLYSRTSQNP